One window of Acanthochromis polyacanthus isolate Apoly-LR-REF ecotype Palm Island chromosome 19, KAUST_Apoly_ChrSc, whole genome shotgun sequence genomic DNA carries:
- the si:ch73-256g18.2 gene encoding small integral membrane protein 36, with translation MGFMEFYLEIDPVTLNLIILVASYVILLLVFLISCILYDCRGKDPTKEYAPDAAPPPPSQSPIRLVVMQNSPASSRYEPNNTATGHELPTPDLSRDRGEREKRSTLV, from the coding sequence ATGGGGTTCATGGAGTTCTACCTGGAGATCGACCCGGTTACGCTGAACCTCATCATCCTGGTGGCCAGCTACGTCATCCTGCTGCTCGTCTTCCTCATCTCCTGCATCCTGTACGACTGCCGAGGCAAAGACCCCACCAAGGAGTACGCCCCCGACGCCGCGCCGCCGCCGCCCAGCCAGTCGCCCATCCGCCTGGTGGTCATGCAGAACTCCCCGGCCTCGTCCCGCTACGAGCCCAACAACACAGCGACCGGACACGAGCTGCCCACGCCTGACCTGAGCCGGGACCGAGGGGAGCGCGAGAAGAGGAGCACCCTGGTCTGA